The following nucleotide sequence is from Phycisphaera sp..
CCGTCGATTCGCTGACATCGGTGACCATTCTGAGGGATTAGAGCGCCGCCTTACAGGATTGTCCGACAACGCGAACCAGGACTCGGTCATCAGCCTCGACGCGTTTGATGAGTTGATGGTTGACCTTCCCATGGCCAACCGCACACTGACGAACTGGATTCGCGAGCATCTGGAGGCCAAGAAGCCGCGGCTCCGGCTTTCCTGCCGCTCCGCCGTGTGGGCATATGGCATCACGGATGCCCTCAAGGCCGCGTATGGCGAAGACCAGGTGTTTGCAGGCGACATCCAATCACTATCCCAAGAGGACGTTGTGGCCATCGCTCGAAGCGTGGGTTTGGACGGTGAGGCGTTCGTAGAAGCCACTCACAAGGCCGGCGTGGGCTTGTTGGCAGAGCAGCCGCTCACGCTCACGATGCTGATGGGCGTATTCGAGGACCAGGGGGCACTCCACGGGCCGAGAAGCAAGCTTTTTGCCGATGCCGTCAAGTACCTTGCCCGCGACGATGAAGAGCGAAGAGAAGAAGGGACAGGTTCGCAGCTTTCTGTGCATGAGGTTCTCGCCGCGGCGGAGGTGCTCGCCGTTTGTCTACTCACGTGTGGCCGCGACCATGTTGACCAGAGCGATACTCCATCATCCGTTTCGCTGACCCAGGACGAGTTGGCGAACGTGCAAGTCGGTGATCAATCATTCGACCATGCGTTCCTGCGTCGTCTTAGATCGCATGGGCTCTTCGATGCGGACGGGCCGCTCCGCTTCCGCTTCTGGCACCGGCAACTCGCGGAGTTTCTCGCGGGAAGGCGTCTGGCCACCTTGCCATTGCACCAAGGCCGAGCCATGCTCGCGTCCGGGCTCGGCTGGGAGCACGGGGTTGTGGGGCCCCTTCGCGAAACCGCCGCCTCCGCCGCGATGTTCAGCGAGGAGATCCGGGACTGGGTCGCCGAGACGGATCCCGAGATCATCGGACTCTCGGATGTCGCCGATGACGAACTGCGTCGCAGAGCATTTCTTGGCCTTGTTGGCCAGTTCGAGCGACATGAGCGGACCGATGCGGACATCATGTGGCGCGGCATTGCGCTGCAAGGGTTGCAATATGCCGGCGCCGCCCCGGACATCGAGCCACTGTTGAATCGCAGAACAGAAGAGGACGAGGATGTTCTCGAATTGGCCCTGGAGGCTGCCAAACAATGGGGCCTTACCGAACTCGACGCCACCCTCGCGGCCTTGGCCCTAGATAGCACAGCACCGTACGCTGCACGTGTGCGAGCCGCGAGGATTGTTGGACTGATTGGCAGCATCACCGCCAAGGCCGCCCTTCTTCCCCTGACAGTTGACCGAGAGGATGATCTCCGGCAGGACATTAAGGGTGAGGCGCTGCGTTGCAATTGGCCTGACCGTCTCAGCGTAAGCGGGTTGCTCGACAGGCTAACCCTGCGAAGCCAGGATAACTACTCCGGCTCGTACAACGGTTTCCTGTACGAGCTGGAACACGAGGACTTCAGTGCCGAAGGCAATCGGCTTGCGGGACTTAGTTGGTGCTTGAAGGCGGCACCGCTCATCCGCGATCACGACACTTTTCTAGCTCTGACTCGCAATATTTGCATGGCGGCTCTTCACGAGTTGGACGATCCGGCAATCGCGAGTGCGCTGGCGCAGGTAGTGCTCGCTGCGGGTTTGGCTCATAAACCGTCCCCCATTGCCTGGTCTCAGCCACTCTGGCCTACCGACGTGCCTCCGCCAGAAGTGACTTTTCAACTGGATTCTACGATCCGACGGCAATTGCTTGAGGCGATTGCTATACAAGCGAAGGGGCAGGACCTCGTATGGTCGATCGTCATGCACACCCCGCACCTATCGAATCTTGAAGACTTTACCTGGCTGCTTGGCAGGGCATTGGACGAATCTTATGACGAGCCTACTCGTCGTCAGTTTGCGCTGTTTGCTCGCTTCCTGCCCGGATGGGCGAATAGTGCGGATTGTGTTAACGAGTGGCTCCGTTGCCGCGATGACGCAATCATCGCTTCTGCTTTTCCATACCCTATGTTTATAGAGCTGGAGAGCGAGGACGCACGGCGGCAACGCGAGGAATACGAACTGTCTCTGCCCAGAAAGGTGCCCAAGCTTTCACCACCACCACAAGCGCGAGTGGCCCACGTATTGGCGAAGTGCGAAGCGGAGGGTCCGCAGTGGTTTGGAACGCTGCGCATCCAACTAATGCTCACCGAAGAGGTCGCTCCTCCCGAATACAATCTCGACCTCACCGCTACACCGGGGTGGACGGGTGCCAACGAATCAACCAAGGCCCGCATCGTGAATGCTGCAAAAGCGTGCGTTGGTGATTCGCAAGGCGATCACACGAAGGTCGTATTGGAGTCGCCGAGACCCGTCATTGAAGACACGATCTCAGCACTGCTGCTTGTGTACTCACAGGAACCAGCGTGGGTGGAAGGCCTTTCGTCCAATTGGTGGAAAGTACGCGCGCGCTACTTTCTGGTCGAGCTGCGAGAGGATTCCGGCGACTTTGCGAACTTTGTGATTCAGCGCTTGGCAAGCGTTGCCGGCCAGGCAGTACGTGAGGTGGTCCTTGAAGTGGCCACAGATCCTCGCGAGGGTGCTAGGCACTGGCTGGAAAAGATGCTGCGTTTGCTGAACGGCCAAAATATCGGCGTGCTTGAAAGCGAACTGGCAAAGGCGATTGAGGCTGGCGAGATACCAGAGAATCAGTTGCGGGAAGCTGCGCAGTTTATCCTCTCTCGGGCTCCCGACATGGCGATCGGGTCTTGCCAAACCGCATTGAAGGCAGCGAATACCGATCGCGATGACGGTAAGGTGGAATCGCTCGCGGTTGCGATGCTCCTCGAACAGCCGAACGCAACATGGTCAGTTGTGGAAGGTGTACTGGAGGAAAGGCCGGACCTGCGAGTTGGGATTCTCGGTAGGTATGCCATGGGCGGCAGGCTCCACCGTCGTATGCAGTCGAGCAATACAGCCGAGGCAGCCATGTCCCCCGCAGTGGCGGCGGGACTGTTCAGACGGCTCATTGACGAGTTTTCATTCGAAACTGACCCGCCAGAGACTTCGGGCACGCGATCAATTGGCCCGGAAGAGGCGGCGCGGGACCTGCGCTGGCAGATGCTGAACTGGTTGTCGTCACAGCAGAGCCTTGAAGCGGTGAAAGAAATCAGGAGCATCGCAGCAGACTATGGCGACAGGTACCCCTGGCTGCGTCGGACTCGTTCCGAAGCCGAGCAGGGGTATCGCTTGGCGGTATGGACGCCCTTGCAGGTGTCAGAGGTAGCCGGCATACTCAGTGCCCGTGACAAACGACTCGTCCGGAGCGGCAGTGACGCGGTGGAGGGAATTGTCACTGCAATAGATGCCTATGGAAAGACGCTTCAAGAAGGCACCCGTATGGCGGTTGACGACCTGTGGGATCGTCCGCGCCAGCAAGAGCAATCTCCGAAGGATGAAGAGCGGGTGTCGGAAAAGGTTCAGGAATCGATAGAGAACTACTTCAAGTCGTATGCCGTCGTCGCGAATCGCGAGGTGAAGGTGCGGCGGAGGATACTGCCTAAAGAATTGAAGGGCCTTCCCGGCTCTGAGTTGGACGTACTCGTGACTATCGCTGCTCAAAACACCGTAGAACTCGCGGAGATAAACATACCAGTAGAGGTGAAGTGGTCGCACAATGCCGAAGCGAAGACGAATCTGAAGGCGCAGCTCCTTGAAAGGTATATGAAACTGACTGGGTGGCCGTGCGGCGTGTATGTTGTGGCGTGGTCTGGGAAGCACCCCGGTGGGACCCGGCGGTCGAAGTGGGACACCATAGAGGAGGCTCGTACCGACCTGGCCGAACAGGCGGCCGAACTCCGCAAGGCTAATCCATGGATTCAGCGGTTGGAGGTTGTCGTGATCGATGCATCGCTCAGGTGACGGATGCTCTTGTTGGGCATGTGATGGGCCACCAAATCCGGCCGCTCGACCGTCGTGCCCAGCGCGTCGCGCAGGTGATCCCGTAGCTCGGCCTTGCGGTCCCCGCGCTCCCAGACGCCCAGGACTTTGCACGCCCGGCGCAGCTCGGAGGCGCTGAAGATCCGGGCCTTCATGATGAAGCCCGCCAGCTCGGGGTCGGTGTGCCGGGCCGAGTTGCCATCGCCAGCGGGACGGGATGCCCGCCACGGCTTGCCGAAGACGGGCAAGCCGTGGCACCCGGACGGGGAGGGAGAGCGGCCCATCTGGGTCCGGCCCATTGCCCATTGCCCGATGCCTATTGCCTTCTTCAAGAGGTCCGCGAGCTCACGCTCGCGGCTCGGACAGAACCCCCCACGGAGTCGCCGCGTGCTCACGCAGCGCGGCTCGGACAGAGACCCCGCTTTCTCTCTCCATCTCTTCGTAACTTTATCTCATCCAAAAAACCTTGTTCGCAGGCCCGTTTCCCAATCCGGCCCGACCCTTGCGCACAGAAATATGAGAACAACATTGGTTGCGAACTGAAGCCGCTATGGCGGACCGACGATACACCCCTCAACCCCGGCGGGAATCGCTCGCACGAGACGGGCGTGCCGACCGGGCAAGGCACAGGGGACGGGCTCGATCGGTCGCGTCGCCAGAAGAAGGGGCATACCAATGCCACGACTCCCTGATAAGGATCAGGAACTGCTCACCTGGGCCGCCCAGCACATCCCCGTGTGGGCCGGGCAGGGCACGCCGCCGGACATCGGGATCACGGCCGATCAAGTGGCGGATGCGAGTGCGAAGCTGAGTGCCGCCCAAACCGCCCTGAGCGACGCGGACACGATCCGCCAGCAATCGACCACGAAGACCGCCGACAAGGACCTCAAGGTCGGCGACCTGCGCAGCACCCTGGGCGGCCTGGTCACCCAGATCGAGGGTTATGCCAAAGCCACGGGCGACCAGGGCGTGTACATCCGCGCCGAGGTGCCCGAGCCCAAGCCCAAGACGCCCCGCACCGAGGCGCCCATCCCCCAGAACCTGGGCCTGCGCAACACGACCAACGGCAACCTCGTGCTGACGTTCGAGGCCAACAAGGGCGCCGGCTCGGTCTTCGTCATCCAGCGCCGCACCAAGCCCGTGGGCGGCACCGTCGGCGAATTCCAGTACATGGACACGACCGCCGAGAAGACCTGGACCGACCCGAGCGTGCCCACCGGCCTCGAGTGGGTGAGCTACCAGGTGGCCACCAAGCTGACCAACGGCGTGCTCAGCGACTGGAGCACGGCCCGCACGTTCAACTTTGGCAGTGTGGGCGAGAGCCCCGTTGTGAGTGGGGGTGAGAGTGGGGGCGAGAGCCTGACCATCGAGGACGCCCAGGCCCTGAAGGACGCCCAGACCGCCAAGGGCGCCGACAAGGCTGGCTGAGGCCGCAGGGCGGCAGAGGCCGCGGAGCGGCAGATATCCAGAAATCCAGATGGCCGGATGGCAGATGAAGAGGGGGCGTTCCCTCCGGATCTGCCATCTGGCCATCTGCCATCTGGCCATCTCGGCCCCGCGCGCTCCTATCCTCTCCGCCTTCCATTGATTCCCCCGCACCGCACTCAGACGGAGACCGAACATGACCAGCCCCACACCCAAGATGAACACCAGCCGCCCCAAGATCAGCATCATCGGGGCCGGCAACGTCGGTGCGACCTGTGCCCATTGGGCGGCGGCCAAGGAGCTGGGCGACATCGTCGTGCTCGATATTCCTGATAAGGTGGGCGTGGCCCAGGGCAAGATGCTCGACCTGGCCTGCTGCGGGCCCATCGAGCGCTTCGATAGCAACATCATCGGCACCAGCGACTACGCCGACATCGCGGGCAGCGACGTGGTGGTCGTCACCGCCGGCCTGCCGCGCAAGCCCGGCATGAGCCGCGACGACCTGATCGAGACCAACGTCAAGATCGTCAAGAGTGTCAGCGAGAACATCAAGAAGCACGCGCCCGACTCGATCGTCATCGTCGTGAGCAACCCGCTCGACGCGATGGTCTACACCGCGTGGAAGGCCACCGGCTTCCCGGCCCACCGCATCATGGGCCAGGCCGGCGCCCTCGACGTGGCCCGCTTCCGTACGTTCATCGCGTGGGAGATCGGCTGCTCGGTCGAGGACGTGCAGGCGTTGCTCTTAGGCGGCCACGGCGACGACATGGTGCCGCTGCCCCGCCTGACCAGCGTGCACGGCATCCCCGTCACGAGTTTGCTGGATGAGGCCACCATCACCTCGTGCGTCGAGCGGGCCAAGGCCGGCGGCGGCGAGGTCGTGAAGCTCATGGGCACCAGCGCGTACTACGCGCCCGCCAGCGGCACGATCCAGATGGTCGAGGCGATCATCAAGGACAAGAAGCGCATCATCCCCAGCGCGGTCTTCTGCGATGGTGAGTTCGGCGGCTCGGCCAAGGGCTATTTCGTGGGCGTGCCGGCCATGCTGGGCAAGGGCGGCGTCGAGAAGGTCGTCGACTTCCAGTTCGAGGGCGGCGAGAAGGCCCTGTTCGAGGAGAGCGTCAGCCACGTGCAGGACCTGGTGGGCATCGTGACCAAGATGTTTCCCGAATTGGCCTGACCCAGGGTTGCGGCTTCTCTTGGTGGGCGGCCCATAGAATGGTCATCCAGCCCTGCCCGAGGAGTTCGTACTGATGGATCGACGTTTGTTTGTGACCGTAATCGCCCTGCTGGCGGCCGTGCTGGCCCCGGCGGGTGTTTCACGCGCCCAGGAAGTCAACACGCCGCCGATTGAGCCCAGCATCTTCGCCGACCCGTCGGCCGGCCAGATGGGCGACCCGGACATCGCCCGCCTCACCTCGATGCTCGAAGGGAGCTGGCGGACGGTTGACCCTGCCGGCGGCGAGGACGCAACCAAACTGTGGGCGCACATGGTTCCGTTCGAGACCGAGTTGCTCGGGCGGGCGATGTACGTCGAGGTGCACCGCGACGGCACGCCCTGGGAGCCCGTGAAGCAGGCGATCTACCGGGTGTACCGATTCGGCGACACGCTGCGGCTGCGGACCTACGAGTTCCGCGAGGCAGATCGGCCCGGCGTGCTGGCAAACCTCTGGCTGGCACCCAAGGACATGCCGGTGGACACGATCCGTCCCGACGAGCTGATCGCGACGATGGACCTCGAGTTCGAGCGCGCGACGAATGGGTACGCGGGTGAAACACCGCACGCCTACCCCACGCGCGAGCATGGCTCGGTCGAGATGACAAGCAGCCTGCGCGTCCGGCCCGACCGATTGGTGTCCGAGGACACGTTCTACGGGCTCGACGGCGCGGCGCTCGAATCAGCTGGCGGCGAACTGACGTGGGAACGCACGCAGTTTCCGGCGACGGTCCAGACGGACGAAGACGGCCTAGTCATCATCACGCTGGAAGAGGGCGTGACCGATGGCCCGCCCACCGACGAGGGCGACATCGTCTTCCTCAACTTCGAGGTCTGGCGCACCGACGGCACGCTCTTCGACTCAACATGGGAGGACGGCCTAACGATGCGGACCATGTACCCGCTGCGCGTCGTCGGCGGCTTCAAGAACGGCATCGAACCGCTGGTCGAGGGCCTGCGTCGCAAGCTCATCATCCCGCCCAAGCTCGGCTTCGGCAACGTCGAGATGCAGAACCTGCCGCCCAACTCGACGCTGGTCTTCCACATCCACGTCGTCAAGGTCGAGCAGTCCGACCCCATCAGCCAGGAAGAACGCACCAAGCGGCAGGAGCAGCCCTGATCGCGCGGTCCGCGCGGTGAGCCTTATGGCAGAGCGTGACTACTACGAGGTGCTCGGTGTCAAGCGGTCGGCCTCGCAAGAGGAGATCCGCGCCGCCTACCGCAAGCTCGCGCGAGAGTTCCACCCGGACGTGAACAAGTCGCCCGATGCGCAAGAGAAGTTCGCCGAGGTGCAATCGGCCTACGACGTGCTGGGTGAGCCCGACAAGCGGGCGCAATACGACCGATTCGGCCGGGCCGGCGCGGCGCAGGCCGCCGGTGCCGGTGGGGGCGGGCACTACTCCTGGTCAAGCGTCGGTGGCCGGGGCGGCGGCGGGGCCGACTTCGATCTTGATGACATGGGCTCGGTCTTCGAGTCGCTCTTCGGTGGCGGCGGGGCAGGTTCTCGAAGCGGCCGCACGCAGCGGGGCCGGGCCAGAGAACGTGCCAGACCAACGGCCCAGGCCGAACTCGATATCTCGTTCGTGACGATGGCGCGCGGTGGCACCGAGCGTGTGCCGGTGCGGCGGTCGGGCAAGGCAACGACCATCGAGGTCTCGATCCCCAAGGCGATCGCCGACGGCACGAAGCTGCGGGTCGCTGGGGGTGGCGGCGAGCCCGATCTCATCCTGACCATCCGCGTGGGCAAGCACCCGCTCTACCGCCGCGAGGGCGTGCTCGACCTGGAGCTCGACCTGCCGCTGACATACGCCGAAGCAGCGCTGGGCAAGGAAGTGGGCGTGCCCACGCTGGAGGGTGAAGTCTTCATCACGGTGCCGGCGGGAACACGCAGCGGCAAGCGCCTGCGCTTGCGTGGCCGGGGGCTGACCGACCCCAAGGGCACCAGCGGCGACCTGTTCGCCGTCGTCCAAATCGTGCCGCCGCCTGGGGATGCCTTGAGCGACGACGATCGTGCAGCCCTGGAGCGGATGAGCGGCATCGGTCCCAGCCCGAGAACGTCGCCGCCATGGCCAGCAAGCAACGGTTAGACGACCGCCGGCGTGCGCAATCTTGCGGTGCTCGTGGCCGCTGGAGCGTCCCGGGGGATCGGAACCGATAAACTGTACGAACCGTTGCCGAGTGAGCGACGCAACGGGCCCTGACGTGCTCCGAACGCACGACACCGGGGCTATCGAAGGGGAACGCCGACCGTGCTGAAGCAACAGCACCAATACCTGCTGGTCATGCTGGCACTGGCCGACGGCCTGGTGGTGCTGTCCGCCGCGTTCCTGGCGTGGATCCTGCGCAAGATCCTGGTGGTCCCCATCTCCGATGGCAGCCCGGATGGTGCCCGAACCTTTGGTGAGGTCATGGTGCGGCCGCTGGACGACTACGGGCTCGTGGGGGGCTACACGTTCTGGCCGCCGGCCTCGGAGTGGGAGAGCTACTTCAAGCAGCCGCTACTGCTGGCGGCGTTGCTCTGCTGCATGGTGTCGTTCTATGCCTTCAAGCTGTACCGCCCCCGTCGAGATCGCTCGCTGGCGGGCGAGCTCGCGCAGGTTGTCAAGGCCAGCACGGTCGCGGTCATGGCGATGGTCGTCGTGCTCTGGGGTGTGGGTTCGAGCCAGCTCGCCGGCGGCAACATCCCCAGCCGGCCGTTCCAGATCTTCGGCTTCAGCCTCGACGCCAACCGCACCCAGATGGTCCTCTTCGGCATCCTGCTGCTGGGCATGATGTCGGCCCACCGGACTGCCTTCAGGATGTTCTTGCGTTGGTTGCGCCGCCGGGGGTACAACCTCCGCCACGTCGCCATCATCGGCGTGGGGCGTACCGGGCGCATTGCCGCCCAGACGCTCGATCGCAATAGCTGGACGGGCCTTCGCGTGTCGCACTTTATCAGCCACAAGCACGAGAACCGGCTGGCCGAGTGCATGGGCCGCCCCGTGTTCGGCGGGTTGCGCGACCTCGAGCAGACCATGACGCGGTGCAAGGTCGACGCGGTGTACCTCGCGTTGCCCAGCCGGGAGGCACCGTCGACCGGCCGCATCCTGCGGCGGCTCGAGCGGTTCTCCGTCGATGTCCGCATCGTTCCAGACATCAACCCCCGGCACGTGCAGCAGTCGATGATGGTCCACGAACTCGACGGCATGCCCGTGCTCAGCTATCGCGAGTCGCCAGCCAACGGCGTGGGCGGGGCGTGCAAGCGGGCGGTCGACCTGGCTGGCGCGGCCGCCGCGTTCGTGCTGCTCAGCCCGGTAATCGTGCTGTGCGCCCTGGCCGTGGCGCTGAGCGGGCCGGGGCCGGTGATCTTCCGCCAGCGGCGCGTCGGGCTCGGGGGCGAGATCTTCTGGATGTACAAGTTCCGCACCATGCGGCACGCCGCCGAGGAGGCCGCGGAACTGGAGCTCACCGCCGAGCGCGTCGACGATGACGATGCCGTGGTTGGCGACGGTGAGGCCGGCTGGACACGCCGCGACGACCCGCGCATCACGCCCACCGGCCGCTTCCTGCGCCGTACGAGCCTGGACGAGCTGCCGCAATTGCTCAACGTCTTGCGTGGCGAGATGAGCCTCGTCGGCCCGCGCCCCGAGCGTCCCGAGCTCATCGAGCGCTTCCGGGAAGACTGGCGCGGCTACATGCTCCGCCAGCACGTCAAGGCCGGCATGACCGGCTGGGCCCAGGTCAACGGCCTGCGCGGTGATACGAGCCTGCGCCGCCGTCTGCGGTACGACCTGTACTACGTCCGCCACTGGTCGCTGCTGTTCGATCTGCGGATCCTGGCGATGACGCCGGTGCGCGGGTTCGTGCATCGCAATGCGCATTAGGCATTGTTCGTACGGCGCTAAGACTCTATATGCAAAGCGCAGCATGTACCCGTGTGCTGTGGCGGGCTGCTAGCTTCAGAACGAGAAGCCCACGTGCTGTTCGTGGTACTCGCGCGTTGTTCGAAGAGGAGAGTCTCATGCTGACCCGCTTGCTTGCTGTTGCCGGCCTTGCCGTCGCCACCGTTGCCGCGCCCACCGTAGCACAGAGTGTCGAATTGGAGTTCGTCGGTCGCTACGAGAGCGGGGCGTTCGACGAGGGTGCCGCCGAGATCGTCGCGTTCGACACTCGCAGCGGGCTGGCGTTCGTTTCCAACGCTCTGGCCAACACGGTCGATGCTCTGGACATCTCTGACCCGAACAGCCCTACGCTGGCCTTCACCATCGATCTGGCTCCGTATGGCGCGGGTGTGAATTCTGTGGCGGTGTCGAATGGGCTGGTGGCCGTCGCCGTCGAGGCCGACCCTAAGCAGGACCCTGGCCACGTCGCGTTCTTCGACACGGACGGTACCTTTAAGGCCGCCGTAGAGGTCGGGGCGCTTCCCGACATGGTGACCTTTACGCCCAACGGCCGCTACGCCCTTGTGGCCAACGAGGGTGAGCCCAATGACGACTACACCGTCGATCCTGAGGGCAGCGTCAGCGTCATCCGCATCCGCCCGGGCCGCGAGATCCGCCAATCCGACGTGCGCACGGCCGGCTTTGGCCGCATCCGCGACCGTCATCTGGACGACAGCGTCCGCATCTTCGGCCCCGGCGCGTCGATCGCTCAGGATCTGGAGCCCGAGTACATCGCGGTCGACCCAAATGGACGGACCGCGTACGTCGTATGCCAGGAAAACAACGCGATCGTCACAATCGACGTGCGCTCCGCCCGTGTCACCGATATCTGGGGCCTCGGCACGAAGAACCATGCGATGGCAGCCAACGCTATGGACGCGAGCAATCGCGACGACGCGATCAACATCGCCACGTGGCCCGTGCATGGATACTACTTGCCTGACACGATCGCCACGTATACCGCCGGCCGCCGTACCTTCATCGTGACCGCCAACGAGGGTGACGCCCGCGACTACGACGGTTTTAGCGAGGAGGCCCGGGTGGGCGACCTCGACCTCGACCCCGACGTTTTCCCCGACGCGACCACGCTGCAACTGGACGAGAACCTGGGCCGCCTGAAGATCACGACCACCGCCGGTGACACCGACGGCGACGGCGATTTTGATCGCCTCTTCAGCTATGGCGGTCGCGGGTTCAGCATCTTCGATACCACCGGCAGGCAGGTGTTCGACTCGGCCGACGACCTCGAACGTATCACCGCGATGCTCATCCCCGACAACTTCAACAGCACCAACGACGAGAATGACTCATTCGACAACCGGAGCGACGACAAGGGCCCCGAGCCCGAAGCGCTCGCGTTAGGCACGATCAGTGGCAACACCTACGCCTTCGTCGGGGCAGAGCGCGTGGGCGGCATCTTCGTCTACGACATCACCGACCCGCGCTCGCCGGTGTTCGAGAGCTATACCAACAGCCGTGACTTCTCGGGCGATCCCGAGCTTGGCACGGCCGGCGACTTGGCCCCCGAAGGCATCGTGTTCGTCTCGGCGGCGGACAGCCCCACGGGCGAGGCTCTGTTACTTGTGGCCCATGAGGTCTCGGGCACGATGGCCGTCTATCGCGTTACC
It contains:
- a CDS encoding CpcT/CpeT family chromophore lyase: MDRRLFVTVIALLAAVLAPAGVSRAQEVNTPPIEPSIFADPSAGQMGDPDIARLTSMLEGSWRTVDPAGGEDATKLWAHMVPFETELLGRAMYVEVHRDGTPWEPVKQAIYRVYRFGDTLRLRTYEFREADRPGVLANLWLAPKDMPVDTIRPDELIATMDLEFERATNGYAGETPHAYPTREHGSVEMTSSLRVRPDRLVSEDTFYGLDGAALESAGGELTWERTQFPATVQTDEDGLVIITLEEGVTDGPPTDEGDIVFLNFEVWRTDGTLFDSTWEDGLTMRTMYPLRVVGGFKNGIEPLVEGLRRKLIIPPKLGFGNVEMQNLPPNSTLVFHIHVVKVEQSDPISQEERTKRQEQP
- a CDS encoding choice-of-anchor I family protein, translating into MLTRLLAVAGLAVATVAAPTVAQSVELEFVGRYESGAFDEGAAEIVAFDTRSGLAFVSNALANTVDALDISDPNSPTLAFTIDLAPYGAGVNSVAVSNGLVAVAVEADPKQDPGHVAFFDTDGTFKAAVEVGALPDMVTFTPNGRYALVANEGEPNDDYTVDPEGSVSVIRIRPGREIRQSDVRTAGFGRIRDRHLDDSVRIFGPGASIAQDLEPEYIAVDPNGRTAYVVCQENNAIVTIDVRSARVTDIWGLGTKNHAMAANAMDASNRDDAINIATWPVHGYYLPDTIATYTAGRRTFIVTANEGDARDYDGFSEEARVGDLDLDPDVFPDATTLQLDENLGRLKITTTAGDTDGDGDFDRLFSYGGRGFSIFDTTGRQVFDSADDLERITAMLIPDNFNSTNDENDSFDNRSDDKGPEPEALALGTISGNTYAFVGAERVGGIFVYDITDPRSPVFESYTNSRDFSGDPELGTAGDLAPEGIVFVSAADSPTGEALLLVAHEVSGTMAVYRVTGGGCSVFGDVTGDCVVDAHDLIAVIHALGRCDGCPEDLNGDGRVDIIDVLLVFRAIRDR
- the mdh gene encoding malate dehydrogenase is translated as MTSPTPKMNTSRPKISIIGAGNVGATCAHWAAAKELGDIVVLDIPDKVGVAQGKMLDLACCGPIERFDSNIIGTSDYADIAGSDVVVVTAGLPRKPGMSRDDLIETNVKIVKSVSENIKKHAPDSIVIVVSNPLDAMVYTAWKATGFPAHRIMGQAGALDVARFRTFIAWEIGCSVEDVQALLLGGHGDDMVPLPRLTSVHGIPVTSLLDEATITSCVERAKAGGGEVVKLMGTSAYYAPASGTIQMVEAIIKDKKRIIPSAVFCDGEFGGSAKGYFVGVPAMLGKGGVEKVVDFQFEGGEKALFEESVSHVQDLVGIVTKMFPELA
- a CDS encoding undecaprenyl-phosphate glucose phosphotransferase encodes the protein MLKQQHQYLLVMLALADGLVVLSAAFLAWILRKILVVPISDGSPDGARTFGEVMVRPLDDYGLVGGYTFWPPASEWESYFKQPLLLAALLCCMVSFYAFKLYRPRRDRSLAGELAQVVKASTVAVMAMVVVLWGVGSSQLAGGNIPSRPFQIFGFSLDANRTQMVLFGILLLGMMSAHRTAFRMFLRWLRRRGYNLRHVAIIGVGRTGRIAAQTLDRNSWTGLRVSHFISHKHENRLAECMGRPVFGGLRDLEQTMTRCKVDAVYLALPSREAPSTGRILRRLERFSVDVRIVPDINPRHVQQSMMVHELDGMPVLSYRESPANGVGGACKRAVDLAGAAAAFVLLSPVIVLCALAVALSGPGPVIFRQRRVGLGGEIFWMYKFRTMRHAAEEAAELELTAERVDDDDAVVGDGEAGWTRRDDPRITPTGRFLRRTSLDELPQLLNVLRGEMSLVGPRPERPELIERFREDWRGYMLRQHVKAGMTGWAQVNGLRGDTSLRRRLRYDLYYVRHWSLLFDLRILAMTPVRGFVHRNAH
- a CDS encoding DnaJ domain-containing protein, which produces MAERDYYEVLGVKRSASQEEIRAAYRKLAREFHPDVNKSPDAQEKFAEVQSAYDVLGEPDKRAQYDRFGRAGAAQAAGAGGGGHYSWSSVGGRGGGGADFDLDDMGSVFESLFGGGGAGSRSGRTQRGRARERARPTAQAELDISFVTMARGGTERVPVRRSGKATTIEVSIPKAIADGTKLRVAGGGGEPDLILTIRVGKHPLYRREGVLDLELDLPLTYAEAALGKEVGVPTLEGEVFITVPAGTRSGKRLRLRGRGLTDPKGTSGDLFAVVQIVPPPGDALSDDDRAALERMSGIGPSPRTSPPWPASNG